From one Rhizobium sp. CIAT894 genomic stretch:
- a CDS encoding glycine betaine ABC transporter substrate-binding protein — protein MTMKTYLMTAVFAAALSTIAPAEAAECGKVSIAEMKWASAGIAANFDKIILEKGYGCSVTIVDGDTLPTFASMNEKGTPDVASEYWINSVRSLLDQAVNGGRLVQGAEILADGAVEGWWIPKFIADSHPDIRSVEDALRHPELFPAEDDASKGAVYNCPADWSCQISTTNLFKALAADKKSFELVETGSPEQLDASISRAFENKVGWLGYYWAPTAILGKYDMTRLSFGVGHDKTEWDRCTAVAGCNRPQLNSYPVSRAFTLMTRSFASRAGPVTTYLKTRKWDNGTINQVLAWQDENRESNEDAAIYFLRNYEGLWMKWVPADIAVKVKASL, from the coding sequence CGTATCTGATGACAGCCGTCTTTGCCGCGGCTCTTTCTACCATCGCGCCGGCCGAAGCCGCAGAGTGCGGCAAGGTTTCGATCGCCGAGATGAAATGGGCCTCGGCAGGGATCGCGGCAAACTTCGACAAGATCATCCTGGAAAAGGGCTACGGCTGCTCCGTTACCATCGTCGACGGCGACACCCTGCCGACATTCGCCTCGATGAACGAGAAAGGCACCCCCGACGTCGCCTCGGAATATTGGATCAATTCCGTCCGGTCCCTGCTCGATCAGGCCGTCAACGGCGGCCGGCTGGTGCAGGGAGCCGAGATCCTGGCCGACGGCGCGGTCGAGGGCTGGTGGATCCCGAAATTCATCGCCGACTCCCACCCCGACATTCGTTCGGTCGAAGATGCGCTGAGACATCCCGAACTCTTCCCGGCAGAGGACGATGCGTCGAAGGGCGCGGTCTACAATTGCCCCGCCGATTGGAGCTGCCAGATATCGACCACCAATCTGTTCAAGGCGCTTGCCGCGGACAAGAAGAGCTTCGAACTGGTCGAGACAGGCAGCCCCGAACAGCTCGACGCCTCGATTTCCCGCGCCTTCGAAAACAAGGTTGGCTGGCTCGGTTACTACTGGGCGCCGACCGCCATCCTCGGCAAATACGACATGACGCGGCTGAGCTTCGGCGTCGGTCATGACAAGACCGAATGGGACCGCTGTACGGCAGTTGCCGGCTGCAACAGGCCGCAGCTCAATTCCTACCCCGTCTCACGCGCCTTCACATTGATGACGAGGTCCTTCGCCAGCCGCGCCGGGCCTGTCACCACCTATCTCAAAACCCGCAAATGGGACAATGGGACGATCAATCAGGTGCTCGCCTGGCAGGACGAAAACCGCGAGAGCAACGAGGATGCCGCGATCTATTTCCTTCGCAATTACGAGGGTCTGTGGATGAAATGGGTGCCGGCCGATATAGCCGTGAAGGTCAAGGCGAGCTTATAA
- a CDS encoding entericidin A/B family lipoprotein, which yields MTTTAKIAAAFMVLLALSSCGNTIRGMGKDTANAVNATQDAGRSVDRAAKK from the coding sequence ATGACGACAACGGCCAAAATTGCCGCAGCCTTTATGGTTCTTCTTGCTCTTTCCTCCTGCGGCAACACGATCCGCGGCATGGGAAAAGATACGGCGAACGCCGTCAACGCGACTCAGGACGCCGGCCGTTCGGTCGACCGTGCCGCAAAGAAGTGA
- a CDS encoding LysR family transcriptional regulator yields MICGYKSEKLKDATMSLPFRRPIPLLDNDVLRTFVAIAETGNFSTAAEAVFRTPSAVSMQIKKLEEQLGATLFLRDARSVSLTRHGEMLLSYARNILALSNEAVSRFIMPELTGVVRLGAPEDIGERLLPRILKSFAESYPGIMVDVTIDMSVGLKKRMEEQRLDLALINCATRPFPTGGEVVFRERLVWTGARCGSAHRRDPLPISIWEDGCIWRQEALSQLERNKRPYRVAYLSGHTMAQRAAVLSDLAIAPLPLSYVSEDMTILGLQEGLPELGSFDIRLLTASQMSGPIETVADSIRGAFAEKAKAVAA; encoded by the coding sequence ATGATATGCGGTTATAAATCAGAAAAATTGAAAGATGCGACGATGAGCCTTCCCTTTCGCCGTCCCATTCCTTTGCTTGACAACGATGTGCTGCGCACCTTCGTCGCCATCGCCGAAACCGGCAATTTTTCCACCGCCGCCGAAGCGGTGTTCCGCACGCCGTCGGCGGTCTCCATGCAGATCAAGAAGCTCGAGGAGCAGCTCGGCGCCACGCTGTTTTTGCGTGACGCCCGCTCGGTATCGCTGACGCGGCATGGCGAGATGCTGCTCTCTTACGCCCGCAACATCCTGGCGCTTTCGAACGAGGCGGTGTCACGCTTCATCATGCCGGAACTAACAGGTGTCGTCAGGCTCGGCGCGCCCGAAGATATCGGCGAGCGGCTGCTGCCGAGAATTCTGAAGAGCTTTGCCGAAAGCTATCCCGGCATCATGGTCGACGTGACGATCGACATGAGCGTCGGATTGAAGAAACGCATGGAGGAACAACGGCTCGACCTGGCGCTGATCAACTGCGCGACGCGGCCGTTCCCGACCGGCGGCGAGGTGGTATTCCGCGAGCGGCTGGTCTGGACCGGCGCCCGCTGCGGCTCGGCGCATCGGCGCGATCCCTTGCCGATCTCGATCTGGGAAGACGGCTGCATCTGGAGGCAGGAGGCGCTCTCCCAGCTCGAGCGCAATAAGCGGCCTTATCGGGTCGCCTATCTCAGCGGCCATACGATGGCGCAGCGCGCCGCCGTGCTCTCCGATCTGGCTATTGCGCCGCTGCCGCTCTCCTATGTCAGCGAGGACATGACGATCCTCGGCCTGCAGGAAGGGCTGCCGGAGCTCGGCTCTTTCGATATCCGCCTGCTGACAGCCTCGCAGATGTCGGGGCCGATCGAGACGGTGGCCGACAGTATTCGCGGCGCTTTTGCCGAAAAAGCGAAGGCGGTCGCCGCCTGA
- a CDS encoding LysE/ArgO family amino acid transporter, with amino-acid sequence MSFSIYVTGLMMGLSLIVAIGAQNAFILRQGLRNEHVFAVCLACALSDAALIVLGVTSLQQIARLLPWLDPLMRYGGAAFLAWYGAKSLYSALRSSAALSATEAKTASFQQTLATCLALTWLNPHVYLDTVVLLGTISTRYPGQQASFAAGAVTGSFLFFFFLGYGAAWLRPIFSKPSSWRMLETLVAFTMWVIAFKLLGGM; translated from the coding sequence ATGAGTTTTTCGATTTATGTCACGGGCCTGATGATGGGCCTCAGCCTGATTGTCGCCATCGGCGCACAAAACGCCTTCATTCTTCGCCAGGGCCTGCGCAATGAACATGTCTTCGCCGTCTGCCTCGCATGCGCCTTGTCGGATGCCGCGCTGATCGTGCTCGGCGTCACCAGCCTGCAGCAGATCGCCAGGTTGCTGCCCTGGCTCGATCCGCTCATGCGTTATGGCGGAGCCGCCTTTCTTGCCTGGTACGGCGCCAAGAGCCTTTACTCCGCCTTGCGGTCATCCGCTGCCCTCTCGGCGACGGAGGCCAAAACGGCGAGTTTCCAGCAGACGCTCGCGACCTGCCTCGCGCTTACCTGGCTCAATCCGCATGTCTATCTCGACACGGTCGTGCTGCTCGGCACGATCTCGACGCGTTATCCCGGGCAGCAGGCATCGTTTGCCGCCGGCGCGGTAACGGGCTCTTTCCTGTTTTTCTTTTTCCTCGGATATGGCGCGGCATGGCTGCGGCCAATCTTCTCGAAACCTTCGTCCTGGCGGATGCTGGAAACGCTCGTCGCTTTCACCATGTGGGTGATCGCGTTCAAGCTGCTGGGCGGGATGTGA
- a CDS encoding LysR family transcriptional regulator ArgP, protein MLDYSALRAVATIVQTGSFERAATALNVTPSAISQRVKQLEERLGTVLIVRGIPCTATEKGEWLCRHMENVGMLEAELFGQLPALVDPDEPRQRVTLQIATNADSLGTWFVEAMSNFAKNSSYLLNIAVDDQDHTAEWLQRGRVIAAVTSLEKPIRGCRRFALGVLRYHATATPDFVARHFPQGVTAEAISNAPALTFNQKDRLQSNWIRRTFGQDVDYPTHWLPSPQSFVEASLSGMCWGMNPIQLTREHLASGRLVELVPDTPLDVPLYWQINRLAADRLVELTREVVAVAKRRL, encoded by the coding sequence ATGCTCGACTATTCCGCTCTCCGCGCTGTCGCAACCATTGTCCAAACGGGCAGCTTCGAGAGAGCTGCAACCGCGCTGAACGTAACACCTTCGGCCATTTCGCAGCGGGTGAAACAACTCGAAGAGCGTCTCGGCACCGTCCTGATCGTCAGAGGCATCCCGTGCACGGCGACTGAAAAAGGAGAATGGCTCTGCCGCCACATGGAGAATGTCGGCATGCTGGAGGCGGAACTCTTCGGGCAACTGCCGGCTCTCGTCGACCCCGACGAACCACGCCAAAGGGTGACGCTTCAGATCGCGACCAATGCCGACAGTCTCGGGACATGGTTTGTGGAGGCCATGTCGAATTTCGCCAAGAACTCTTCCTATCTGCTGAATATCGCCGTCGACGACCAGGACCATACCGCCGAGTGGCTGCAGCGCGGGCGGGTGATCGCCGCCGTCACCAGCCTGGAAAAGCCGATCCGGGGGTGCCGGCGTTTTGCGCTTGGGGTCCTGCGTTATCACGCCACCGCCACGCCAGACTTCGTCGCCCGCCACTTTCCCCAAGGCGTGACCGCCGAGGCGATTAGCAACGCTCCCGCCCTCACCTTCAATCAGAAGGACAGGCTGCAGAGCAACTGGATACGCAGAACGTTCGGGCAGGATGTCGATTACCCCACCCACTGGCTGCCCTCACCGCAAAGTTTCGTCGAGGCAAGCCTTTCCGGCATGTGCTGGGGAATGAACCCGATCCAGTTGACTCGCGAACATCTGGCATCGGGACGGTTGGTGGAGCTGGTTCCCGACACGCCGCTCGATGTTCCGCTCTATTGGCAGATAAACCGCCTCGCCGCCGATCGCCTGGTGGAATTGACCCGCGAAGTCGTCGCGGTGGCAAAGCGCCGTCTCTGA
- the greA gene encoding transcription elongation factor GreA, whose product MAVAFTKEESFETASETLLPDRPVSPHLNLVTEAGLRALELQFQQAREAYDAANTIDDVNERRRQAAGPLRDLRYLKARLRTAQLMADASSTDAVAFGSTVTFRRDDGRVQTYRIVGEDEADPKAGSISYVSPVARLLMGKAVGDVAETGGQELEIIAIA is encoded by the coding sequence TTGGCCGTCGCGTTCACCAAGGAAGAGAGTTTCGAAACCGCTTCGGAAACCTTGTTGCCCGACCGTCCGGTTTCGCCGCATCTGAACCTTGTCACGGAAGCGGGGTTGAGGGCTCTAGAATTGCAGTTCCAGCAGGCTCGCGAAGCCTATGATGCGGCGAATACCATCGACGATGTGAATGAACGGCGGCGGCAGGCGGCGGGTCCCTTGCGCGACCTGCGCTACCTCAAGGCAAGGCTGCGCACCGCCCAGCTCATGGCTGACGCATCATCAACCGACGCTGTCGCCTTCGGCAGCACGGTGACCTTCCGCCGCGACGACGGGCGGGTGCAGACCTATCGGATCGTCGGCGAGGACGAAGCCGATCCCAAGGCCGGATCGATTTCCTATGTCTCCCCGGTGGCGCGATTGCTGATGGGCAAAGCGGTCGGCGATGTGGCGGAAACGGGTGGCCAGGAGCTGGAGATTATCGCTATCGCATAG
- a CDS encoding MgtC/SapB family protein codes for MPSLLTDAMPLTPSWWDLGARIMLTVIAGALVGLDRERGGHAAGFRTTILVALAACIAMVQANLLLSTYGKTLSFFTQMDVLRFPLGVLTGVGFIGGGAILRRGDMMTGVTTAATLWFMTVVGLCFGGGQIVTGTVATVVAFIVLSPLKRLDTWLRCERKATLVIYGSTADIPDLSDVLESLECSALFVSLGQTEDGRIGVTFELRWLAKDPDASARAILVAISDVREVANFSMHSTTT; via the coding sequence ATGCCGTCGCTCCTGACCGACGCCATGCCGCTGACACCGAGCTGGTGGGATCTCGGCGCGCGCATCATGCTGACGGTGATTGCCGGCGCTCTCGTCGGCCTCGATCGCGAGCGCGGCGGCCACGCTGCGGGCTTCAGGACCACGATCCTGGTGGCGCTTGCCGCCTGCATTGCGATGGTCCAGGCGAACCTCCTTCTATCGACCTATGGAAAAACGCTGAGTTTTTTCACACAGATGGACGTGCTGCGCTTTCCCCTCGGCGTCCTCACAGGCGTCGGCTTCATCGGCGGCGGAGCGATCCTCAGGCGCGGCGACATGATGACCGGCGTCACGACGGCGGCGACCCTATGGTTCATGACCGTCGTCGGCCTCTGCTTCGGCGGCGGCCAGATCGTCACCGGGACGGTGGCGACCGTGGTTGCCTTCATCGTGCTGTCGCCGCTGAAACGCCTGGACACCTGGCTGCGCTGCGAACGCAAGGCGACACTCGTTATCTACGGCTCGACTGCCGATATTCCCGACCTGTCGGACGTGCTGGAATCTCTTGAATGCAGCGCATTATTCGTTTCGCTGGGACAGACCGAGGATGGCCGCATCGGGGTGACGTTCGAATTGCGCTGGCTGGCAAAAGATCCCGACGCGTCCGCACGCGCAATCCTCGTCGCCATCTCCGACGTGCGCGAAGTCGCGAATTTCTCGATGCATTCCACAACGACGTGA
- a CDS encoding DUF3008 family protein: protein MPAKSKAQQKAAGAALSAKRGETPKTELKGASKQMEQSMSEKQLEEFASTKSRGKPEHVSK from the coding sequence ATGCCAGCCAAATCCAAGGCACAGCAGAAGGCGGCCGGTGCCGCACTTTCGGCCAAACGCGGAGAGACGCCCAAGACGGAACTCAAGGGCGCTTCGAAGCAGATGGAGCAATCCATGAGCGAGAAGCAACTCGAGGAATTCGCTTCGACCAAAAGCAGAGGTAAACCGGAGCACGTCTCCAAATAG
- a CDS encoding DUF2945 domain-containing protein produces the protein MSKQLKKGDAVSWDASQEKTAGRVIRKQSSPTKIKGHKVKASASEPQYIVESDKSGKRAAHRPGELSKL, from the coding sequence ATGTCCAAGCAATTGAAGAAGGGCGATGCGGTGAGCTGGGATGCCAGCCAGGAAAAGACCGCAGGCAGGGTGATCAGGAAGCAGAGCAGCCCGACGAAGATCAAGGGTCATAAGGTGAAGGCGTCGGCGTCGGAGCCGCAATATATCGTCGAGAGCGACAAATCGGGAAAGCGCGCCGCACACAGGCCTGGCGAACTCAGCAAGCTTTGA
- a CDS encoding DUF2171 domain-containing protein, with amino-acid sequence MISSDQIREHMEVLTADGTHVGTVDHLDGPTRIKLTKTGSEDGKHHLIPLDWVDHVDAHVHLSKNARDVRSQWATIN; translated from the coding sequence ATGATTTCCTCAGATCAGATCCGTGAACATATGGAAGTTCTGACGGCCGACGGCACACATGTCGGGACGGTGGATCATCTCGACGGTCCCACCCGCATCAAGCTGACGAAGACCGGCTCGGAGGACGGCAAGCACCACCTGATCCCGCTCGACTGGGTGGATCATGTCGACGCGCACGTTCACCTGTCGAAGAACGCCAGGGATGTCCGCAGCCAGTGGGCCACGATCAATTGA
- a CDS encoding DEAD/DEAH box helicase family protein: protein MKDLAFQGTWRAYQQKILDDLTNLISDDGLHIVAAPGSGKTILGLEVMRRLGEATLILAPSKTIRDQWSQRLRMMFLPANAGEPNWISHDVRAPRAVTIITYQALHAAFSGHTAEEEIIDSEEEGSDGVQSAETDKQETERARKKIIAKLREEKVRTLVLDEAHHLRNEWWKALTMLKEALGKPTVVALTATPPYDVDPLEWGRYQALCGPIDGEISVPELVLQGDLCPHQDYVHFSLPSELEAQKLAEFRAQIGDFIEALLKRAEFKQAILHHPWITQPIENVEHILDDARFFSSMLVFLNAQYVDLPQSTLDILGVKAREIPDLTLEWIEVLLNGVIYTYRNDFEEAEQILRHQEGRLRDIRGVEHGRVRLTDARSVQKLLVSSVSKLNAIVEITRLECTSMRDELRMVILSDYIRKDTLPTGPADLPPIERMGVVPIFETLRRCGLDLKLGILTGSLILIPAESKVILDEIADHLGVGAEHIRYQQAAFDAGFLSVEISGALSRHAVHMITELFSRGGITVLVGTQALLGEGWDAPSVNTLILASTVGSYVLSNQMRGRAIRTDPRSPQKAANVWHLAVIDPEKFEQRIPLRFGRKSTDRKAPDPFDTMTIDLGSDVDALKRRFCAFEGLSFGEHPLIESGFQRLMLGAAKWNARGVDDVNKVMERGAADRKSLKARWHSALRSNRAFPRMQETLESNYAPKGLLNWNTTKFLYAQSAALAGMILNGFLHSFRATHIRSLEQLELVLFVVFALLAIFCLPGAFKASRLLLRNGSLEGSMKQVGTTVLEALHHMGVIRTELGKLSVEATLDQNGIIYCRLEGATTIERSRFLDALREILVPPQNPRYILVRSSKFWRLKRLDYHAVPSIIGRKREDAIYFAQLWNRYVGHSDLVYTRSAEGRLTLLQFRAKSFASAFTRKTDRVSRWE from the coding sequence ATGAAGGACCTCGCTTTTCAGGGCACCTGGCGAGCTTATCAGCAGAAGATACTTGATGATCTGACAAATCTCATAAGCGATGATGGTTTGCATATCGTCGCAGCACCCGGCTCAGGTAAAACGATTCTGGGCCTTGAAGTGATGCGCAGGCTTGGCGAGGCGACCTTGATCTTGGCCCCGAGCAAGACCATCCGGGATCAATGGTCGCAGCGGCTACGGATGATGTTCCTGCCCGCCAATGCCGGTGAACCGAACTGGATTTCTCATGATGTAAGAGCGCCTCGCGCTGTCACGATCATCACCTATCAGGCTCTGCATGCGGCGTTCTCAGGTCATACGGCCGAGGAAGAAATTATAGACAGTGAAGAGGAGGGCAGCGACGGGGTGCAATCCGCCGAAACGGACAAGCAGGAGACGGAGAGGGCGAGAAAGAAAATCATCGCGAAGCTGCGCGAAGAGAAGGTTCGCACCCTTGTGCTCGATGAAGCGCACCACCTTCGAAACGAGTGGTGGAAAGCGCTGACGATGCTCAAGGAAGCATTGGGCAAGCCCACGGTCGTAGCGCTGACAGCTACACCGCCCTATGATGTGGATCCCCTGGAATGGGGTCGTTATCAGGCACTTTGCGGGCCGATCGACGGTGAAATTTCCGTGCCGGAACTGGTGCTGCAAGGCGATCTTTGCCCCCATCAGGACTATGTCCACTTCAGCCTGCCGAGCGAGTTGGAAGCACAGAAGCTGGCAGAGTTTCGCGCGCAGATCGGAGACTTCATCGAGGCGCTGCTCAAAAGGGCAGAATTCAAGCAGGCAATTCTGCATCACCCGTGGATTACCCAGCCGATCGAGAATGTGGAGCACATACTGGACGACGCACGCTTTTTCTCCAGCATGCTGGTCTTCCTGAATGCGCAATATGTCGACTTGCCGCAATCGACTCTCGACATTCTCGGCGTCAAGGCGCGTGAAATACCGGATCTGACGCTTGAATGGATAGAGGTGTTGCTGAACGGCGTTATCTACACCTATCGCAACGATTTCGAAGAAGCGGAGCAAATACTCCGCCACCAAGAAGGCAGGCTGAGGGACATTAGGGGAGTCGAGCACGGCAGAGTGCGGCTAACGGATGCGCGGTCGGTTCAGAAGCTGCTGGTATCGAGCGTCAGCAAGCTCAACGCGATCGTCGAGATTACTCGGCTCGAATGCACGTCGATGCGTGACGAACTCCGTATGGTTATCCTTTCCGACTATATCAGGAAGGATACGCTGCCCACCGGCCCTGCGGACCTTCCGCCCATCGAGAGGATGGGCGTCGTGCCGATCTTCGAGACGCTGCGGCGGTGCGGGCTTGATCTCAAGCTTGGAATTCTGACGGGGAGTCTCATTCTCATTCCAGCGGAATCAAAAGTAATTCTTGACGAGATTGCAGACCATCTCGGCGTCGGCGCGGAACATATCCGTTATCAGCAGGCAGCATTCGATGCCGGCTTTCTAAGCGTGGAAATCAGCGGCGCTCTGAGCCGCCACGCCGTTCATATGATCACCGAATTGTTCAGTCGCGGCGGGATCACGGTTTTGGTCGGCACGCAGGCATTGCTGGGTGAAGGATGGGACGCCCCCTCCGTAAACACTTTGATCCTGGCAAGTACGGTGGGATCATATGTGCTCTCCAATCAGATGCGAGGCCGTGCCATTCGCACAGATCCCCGAAGCCCTCAGAAGGCCGCGAACGTCTGGCATCTGGCAGTGATCGACCCTGAGAAGTTTGAGCAGAGAATACCGCTGCGGTTCGGGAGGAAATCGACCGATAGAAAAGCGCCCGACCCATTTGACACCATGACAATAGACCTGGGCAGCGACGTCGACGCGCTGAAACGCCGATTTTGTGCCTTCGAGGGGTTGTCCTTCGGTGAGCATCCGTTGATCGAAAGTGGCTTTCAACGGCTGATGCTGGGTGCCGCAAAATGGAATGCGCGGGGTGTTGATGATGTCAACAAGGTGATGGAACGGGGCGCTGCAGACCGCAAATCACTGAAAGCCCGATGGCATAGCGCGCTACGCAGTAATCGCGCTTTTCCGAGGATGCAGGAAACATTGGAGAGCAACTATGCCCCCAAGGGGCTACTCAACTGGAATACGACCAAATTTCTGTATGCGCAAAGCGCCGCGCTCGCCGGGATGATCTTGAACGGATTCTTACACAGCTTTCGCGCTACGCACATTCGATCGCTCGAACAACTGGAGTTGGTCCTATTTGTGGTGTTCGCATTGCTGGCCATCTTCTGTTTGCCAGGCGCATTCAAAGCCAGCCGGTTGCTGCTGCGGAACGGCTCACTGGAAGGGAGCATGAAGCAGGTGGGAACGACCGTTCTGGAGGCGCTACATCATATGGGCGTTATAAGGACCGAGTTGGGAAAACTGAGTGTCGAGGCGACGCTTGACCAAAACGGCATTATTTACTGCCGGCTCGAGGGTGCTACGACAATCGAGCGATCCCGCTTTCTCGACGCCCTGCGGGAAATCCTCGTTCCCCCACAGAATCCCCGCTACATTCTCGTCAGGTCGTCAAAATTCTGGCGGCTGAAGCGATTGGATTATCATGCGGTCCCTTCGATCATCGGGCGAAAAAGGGAGGATGCCATATATTTTGCTCAGCTGTGGAATCGCTATGTCGGTCATTCGGACCTTGTCTACACGCGCAGTGCTGAGGGTCGCCTGACGCTGCTCCAGTTCCGCGCAAAATCATTCGCTTCGGCATTTACCAGGAAAACAGATAGAGTCAGCCGTTGGGAATGA
- a CDS encoding GlxA family transcriptional regulator: MNRMQIKKRSLVFFMVPQFTMLPFSAAVDTLRIANRMLGYQAYTWRLASLDGEKVYSSCGIGVEANSSLAEERRHLGGENRPGMVLVCSGIDVEQFNNKSANAWLRECYNRGVAVGSLCTGAHVLAQAGLLNGKRCAIHWENLPGFSEAFPQAEVYADLYEIDGNLYTCAGGTASLDMMLNLVGEDFGESLVNRICEQHLTDRVRNPHDRQRLPLRARLGVQNAKVLSIIELMEGNLAEPLSLIEIADGAGLSRRQIERLFRQEMGRSPARYYLEIRLDRARHLLVQSSMPVVEVAVACGFVSASHFSKCYRELYHRSPQQERAERKMTMATARQQAVAA, translated from the coding sequence ATGAACAGGATGCAGATCAAGAAGCGTTCACTGGTCTTCTTTATGGTACCGCAATTCACCATGCTGCCCTTTTCGGCGGCCGTGGACACTTTGCGGATTGCCAATCGCATGCTCGGCTACCAGGCCTATACCTGGCGGCTTGCCTCCCTCGACGGGGAGAAGGTCTATTCCTCCTGCGGCATCGGCGTCGAGGCCAATTCCTCGCTCGCCGAGGAGCGCCGCCATCTCGGCGGTGAAAACCGGCCGGGCATGGTGCTCGTCTGTTCCGGCATCGATGTCGAGCAGTTCAACAACAAGTCGGCCAATGCCTGGCTGCGGGAATGCTACAATCGCGGCGTTGCCGTCGGCAGTCTCTGTACGGGCGCGCATGTGCTTGCCCAGGCCGGTCTCCTGAACGGCAAGCGCTGCGCCATCCACTGGGAAAACCTGCCGGGCTTTTCGGAGGCTTTCCCGCAGGCCGAGGTCTATGCCGACCTCTACGAGATCGACGGCAATCTCTACACCTGCGCCGGCGGCACAGCCTCGCTCGACATGATGCTGAACCTCGTCGGCGAGGATTTCGGCGAGAGCCTCGTCAACCGCATCTGCGAGCAGCATCTGACCGACCGCGTGCGCAACCCGCACGACCGCCAGCGCCTGCCGCTGCGCGCCCGCCTCGGCGTGCAGAACGCCAAAGTGCTGTCGATCATCGAGCTGATGGAAGGCAATCTCGCCGAGCCGCTGTCGCTGATCGAGATCGCCGACGGTGCCGGCCTCTCGCGCCGCCAGATCGAGCGGCTGTTCCGCCAGGAGATGGGCCGCTCACCGGCCCGTTATTATCTGGAAATCCGCCTCGATCGTGCGCGCCACCTGCTGGTGCAATCCTCGATGCCCGTCGTCGAGGTCGCGGTCGCCTGCGGCTTCGTCTCGGCCTCGCATTTCTCCAAGTGTTATCGCGAACTCTACCACCGCTCACCGCAGCAGGAACGCGCCGAGCGCAAGATGACCATGGCGACCGCGCGTCAACAGGCAGTCGCGGCCTGA